In Acidobacteriota bacterium, the DNA window CTCGATCTCGATGCGTCCGCAGGCGATCCCGACCCGCTCGCAGATTTCGGCGACCGTTCGGGCCACCTGGCCCGGGTAGGGGTCCTTCCGCGCCACCGAGAGGGGCAGACCGTGGGCCGAGAAGAGGACTTCCGTCCGCTCGGGGGCCGTTTCGAGAGCGGCCAGGACCTTCCTCGCCATGGCGTCGAGGTACTCGGTGGACTCCCAGAAGGATCGGATCTCGAGGACTTCGCCCTTCCACTCGAGCGCCCGGAGAGACCGAAGAGCCTCGCGGATGGAGGATCCCGTGGTGGTCACGGACTCGTGGGGATAAACGGGGAGGAGCACGATGCGCCGGAACCCGCCTTCCGAAATCTCCCGGCACACCTCCGCGATGTAGGGCTGCCAGTAGCGCATGCCCACGAAACACCGGTAGCCCCCCCCGAGGGCCGCCTCCAGCGCCCGCGCCTGGGCCTCCGTCTCCCGGAGCGTCGGACTGAACTGGCCCATGGACAGGTAGTTCCGGGCGAGCGAGGGGGCCCGTCTTCTCGCCACCAAGGAGGCCACGAGGGGCCGGATGAGCCGGGGGATCGGGATGAGGTCCGGATCCATGAATATGTTCCGGAGGTACGGCCCGCACTCCTCGGCCTTCGTCGGCCCGCCGTAGTTCATGAGGAGCACGGCCGTGGCCGTCCTTCTCGAAGGTCCGCCCTTCGGCAGGCTCAGGCCCGGCTCTTCGGGCGGTATGGGGTCCTTGACCGCTTCCTTTTCGCTCTCCACTCTTCCCACCTTCTCGCAGATCCCCGGCCCGGGGCTGGAGAGACCTCCTAGACGGTCCTCGAGAATCGCTTCGGATCACCCTTGCGCAGGTACGCGTCGAAGGCCATGGCGATGTTGCGCACGAGGAGCCGCCCCAGGGGTCGGACCTCGATCCGGTCCCCGTGAAGATCCAGCAATCCGTCGGCCGCGAGGGGTTCCAGGTCGGCCAGCGCATCGGCGAAGGTCTCGTCGAAGGACAGGCCGTAGGCCTCCTCGATCTCCCGCTTGAACAGGACGAAATGACACATGAGCCGGGTGATGACGTCCCGCCTCAGGAGGTCGTCTTCGGTGAGTTCGACACCGCGGAAGACGGCGATTCCCGTTTCCGACACCCTCTTCTGGTAGTCGGCCAGCGCCTTGGCGTTCTGCGCGTAGCATCGCCCGACCTGGCCGATGGAGGTCACCCCCACTCCGTACAGATCGCACCCTGCCTTCGTGGTGTACCCCTGGAAATTCCGGTAAAGGGTCCGGTCCTTGAGGGCCTTGACGAGTTCGTCCCCGGGCCGTGCGAAATGGTCCATTCCGACGAAGACGTAACCGGAACGGACGAAGGACTCCACCACCATTTCGAGGGTTTCCAGCTTCTGGGCGGGGGTGGGCATGGCCTCCCGGGGGATGGCCCGCTGGTGGCCGATGAGGTCCGGCAGGTAAGCGAAATTGAAAACGGCGATCCGGTCCGGCCCGATGGCGGCCACCTTGTCCACCGTATCCCGGAAGGTCTCCGCCGTCTGGTACGGAAGACCGTAGATGAGGTCCACGTTGATCGATTCGAAACCGAGCTCCCGGCATCGGGCGATCACGCGGCGCGTGAGGTCCTCGGGTTGGATCCGGTGAACCGCCTTCTGGACTTTCGAGTCGAAGTCCTGTATTCCCAAAGAGATACGATTGAAACCCGACTCCGCGAATAGTCCGAGGTGGTCTTCGGTGACCTCTCTCGGATCGATTTCCACTCCGATCTCCGCGCCCGGGGCGATCTCAAACCGGGAGCGTATGGCTTCCCACAGCCTGCCCAGGACGGGCGCGGGGATGAAGGTCGGGGTCCCCCCGCCCCAGTGGATCTGGACCACCTTTCGCCCGGGCCTCATGAGCCGCGCCAGGGCATCCAGCTCCCGCACGAGGTGGTCCACGTAGGCGGAGCCCAGCCCGCGGTCCTTGGTGTAGGTGACGTTGCACCCGCAGAAATAACAGACGGACTTGCAGAAGGGGAGGTGGACGTACAGCGACAGATCCGGAGGCGACGGGTCCGCGTTGGTCCTGGCCACCTCGCGTTCGTATGCCTCCGCGTCGAAGCCCTCGTGGAAATATGGGGCCGTCGGATACGACGTGTACCTCGGACCGGGCCGGTCGTATTTCAGGATGAGTTCGCGGTCGAAGACCGGTGGATCCCAGCGTTGGGTCATGGATTCCGCCTCGGTGGAGCCGTGTGGGGGGGGCGGGCCAGGACGGTCGAGCCGACCGGAACCCTCACCCGATGACGGGGCCCCGGGAGGAGAACCGCCACGCGCCTCCCTCGCCTCTGCCCCGACAGTCTTTCCCTCCGATCCGGCGCCTCTTCTATCCTTCAGGGCTCTTTCCTTCCCAGACGGTGAACCGCTTCAACGAGGGCCTTGACGTTCTCCACGGGTGTCTCGGGAAGGATCCCGTGGCCCAGGTTGAACACGTGGCCGACCCCGGGGGCTTCACCGAGAACCCGGGCGGCCTCCCGCTCCACCGTGGCCCTCGTCCCGAACAAGGCCAGGGGGTCCAGGTTGCCCTGGAGGGCCACGGCGCCTCGAGTTCGCTCCGAAGCCTCCGCCAGGGAGACCCGCCAATCCACCGACACCCCATCAACGCCTGTGGCCGCCATCTCTTCCAGAAAGGGGGCGCACCCGTTCACGTACAGAAGAATCGGTACGCCCCCTGGAGCGAGAGCCTTCACGATGCGGACCGTGGAGGGAAAGGCGATTTCCCTGTATAGCCTCCGGGACAGGACGCCCGCCCACGTGTCGAAGAGCTGGAGGGCCTGCGCCCCCGCGGCCACCTGTGCCCGGAGGTAGGCGATGACCGTCTCCGCCAGAAGGTCCAGGAGCTCCTGGAAGCCCCTCGGGTCCTCGTACATCCATCCCAGCACGTGACGGAAGGCGCGGCTCGTCCCCCCTTCCACGAGATAGGAGGCCAGCGTGAAGGGCGCGCCGGAGAACCCGATGAGCGGCACGCCCTCGGGAAGTTCCCTTCGAAGGATCCTCACCGTTTCCATGACGAACCCCGTCTCGCCTTCGGGATCCGGGACGTGCAGGCGGGAGAGGTCGCCGCGGCCCCTCACGGGATCCAGGCGGGGCCCTTCCCCCTCGGCGAAGGAGAGCGGCACCCCCATGGCTTCCACGGGGATGAGGATGTCCGAAAACAGGATGGCCGCGTCCACTCCCAGGATGCGAACGGGCTGCAGGGTGACTTCCGCCGCGAGATCAGGGGTCTTGCAGAGGGCAAGGAAATCCCCGGCCTTCTCCCGCGTGGCCCGGTATTCGGGCAGGTAGCGCCCCGCCTGGCGCATGATCCAGACCGGCGTCGCATCCACCTTCCGGCGCCTCAGGGCTAAGAGAAACCGGGATTCGATCACCTCGGCTCCTTTCGGCCAGACGGGACCGGGAACCGGG includes these proteins:
- the hemH gene encoding ferrochelatase, which codes for MESEKEAVKDPIPPEEPGLSLPKGGPSRRTATAVLLMNYGGPTKAEECGPYLRNIFMDPDLIPIPRLIRPLVASLVARRRAPSLARNYLSMGQFSPTLRETEAQARALEAALGGGYRCFVGMRYWQPYIAEVCREISEGGFRRIVLLPVYPHESVTTTGSSIREALRSLRALEWKGEVLEIRSFWESTEYLDAMARKVLAALETAPERTEVLFSAHGLPLSVARKDPYPGQVARTVAEICERVGIACGRIEIEGVAEGPYYGPGEGRWPGVLAWQSKVGPAKWLGPSVEHVLTEWAGRQVPHAVVVPVAFVNEHSETLYELDVLYGNLARRLGLGYSRVPTLGTDSGLISALARSVQGAAGSAGEGRP
- the hemN gene encoding oxygen-independent coproporphyrinogen III oxidase codes for the protein MTQRWDPPVFDRELILKYDRPGPRYTSYPTAPYFHEGFDAEAYEREVARTNADPSPPDLSLYVHLPFCKSVCYFCGCNVTYTKDRGLGSAYVDHLVRELDALARLMRPGRKVVQIHWGGGTPTFIPAPVLGRLWEAIRSRFEIAPGAEIGVEIDPREVTEDHLGLFAESGFNRISLGIQDFDSKVQKAVHRIQPEDLTRRVIARCRELGFESINVDLIYGLPYQTAETFRDTVDKVAAIGPDRIAVFNFAYLPDLIGHQRAIPREAMPTPAQKLETLEMVVESFVRSGYVFVGMDHFARPGDELVKALKDRTLYRNFQGYTTKAGCDLYGVGVTSIGQVGRCYAQNAKALADYQKRVSETGIAVFRGVELTEDDLLRRDVITRLMCHFVLFKREIEEAYGLSFDETFADALADLEPLAADGLLDLHGDRIEVRPLGRLLVRNIAMAFDAYLRKGDPKRFSRTV
- the hemE gene encoding uroporphyrinogen decarboxylase — protein: MIESRFLLALRRRKVDATPVWIMRQAGRYLPEYRATREKAGDFLALCKTPDLAAEVTLQPVRILGVDAAILFSDILIPVEAMGVPLSFAEGEGPRLDPVRGRGDLSRLHVPDPEGETGFVMETVRILRRELPEGVPLIGFSGAPFTLASYLVEGGTSRAFRHVLGWMYEDPRGFQELLDLLAETVIAYLRAQVAAGAQALQLFDTWAGVLSRRLYREIAFPSTVRIVKALAPGGVPILLYVNGCAPFLEEMAATGVDGVSVDWRVSLAEASERTRGAVALQGNLDPLALFGTRATVEREAARVLGEAPGVGHVFNLGHGILPETPVENVKALVEAVHRLGRKEP